Proteins encoded by one window of Mercenaria mercenaria strain notata chromosome 4, MADL_Memer_1, whole genome shotgun sequence:
- the LOC123553532 gene encoding monocarboxylate transporter 13-like, with protein sequence MISAGMSLSFGVLYREMRIEFGSSQSEAAWIASFYNGLLGLVGIPLSFITNKIGERWPAVCGSVLLSLGMLASMFATKMSNVYMTYGLLAGLGAGTLHYCGYTVLTPHFDNRLRPMAMTVASAGIPLSALILPPVLTILIEQFDWRKAFMFLACLSFLGIPAGLSFFPLKLHIDSESESSRGQQNSWKLSLSRCLKNLNYMLYFVTTCVVFLVFFAPATFLSDLMHEFGRSSSDVYICLMTMGACDLVGRLLSGVLVHKMPSKLALIHSAGIMILSVSSGLIALSRSIGTFVLMSAFVGLGTGCFAGLHFVMSAHLLPIVDVRFGYGFVSTFGGLSLVAGMPLAGFVSDFFKTERGAFIFSSALLFIGSLLELIIGVRQVCGQKSRKSYVMASVENTAYVTGEELQVHSKKRDDVVVVDSSYI encoded by the exons ATGATATCCGCTGGGATGAGCCTCTCATTTGGCGTTTTATACAGGGAAATGAGGATAGAGTTCGGGTCAAGTCAGTCAGAAGCGGCCTGGATTGCGTCTTTTTACAACGGATTGCTAGGACTTGTGG GTATTCCACTGAGTTTTATTACTAACAAGATAGGTGAGAGATGGCCGGCGGTGTGTGGTTCGGTACTTCTATCACTTGGCATGCTGGCAAGTATGTTTGCAACCAAAATGAGCAATGTGTATATGACATACGGGCTACTTGCAG GTTTAGGCGCTGGAACATTACATTACTGCGGATATACTGTCCTGACACCTCACTTTGACAACAGATTGCGCCCTATGGCAATGACTGTTGCCAGTGCTGGAATTCCACTGAGTGCTTTGATATTACCGCCTGTCCTAACAATACTGATAGAACAATTTGATTGGAGGAAAGCTTTCATGTTTCTCGCATGCTTATCATTTCTTGGGATACCAGCAGGTCTTAGTTTCTTTCCACTGAAACTACACATAGACTCCGAGTCAGAATCAAGTCGTG GCCAACAAAACAGTTGGAAGTTATCTCTATCAAGATGTCTAAAAAACCTTAACTACATGTTATACTTTGTGACAACGTGTGTAGTATTTCTCGTTTTTTTTGCTCCTGCAACATTTTTATCGGACCTTATGCATGAATTCGGTAGAAGTTCGAGTGACGTGTATATCTGTTTGATGACAATGGGAGCTTGTGACCTGGTTGGTAGATTGCTGTCTGGAGTTTTGGTGCACAAGATGCCGAGTAAGTTGGCATTAATTCACAGCGCCGGCATAATGATTCTGAGTGTGTCATCAGGTCTCATTGCGTTATCGAGATCTATTGGAACTTTCGTTCTCATGTCAGCATTTGTTGGTTTAGGTACAG gTTGTTTTGCTGGATTACACTTCGTCATGTCCGCTCATTTACTTCCTATTGTAGACGTCAGATTCGGTTATGGCTTTGTTTCGACTTTTGGGGGATTGTCACTTGTAGCGGGGATGCCTCTTGCAG GATTTGTAAGCGATTTCTTCAAGACAGAAAGGggagcatttattttttcaagtgcGCTGTTATTTATCGGTTCCTTGCTTGAACTCATAATTGGAGTTAGGCAAGTATGTGGACAGAAATCAAGGAAGTCATATGTTATGGCATCTGTGGAAAATACTGCATACGTTACAGGTGAAGAGCTTCAAGttcatagtaagaaaagagatGATGTTGTCGTTGTTGATTCTTCGTATATTTGA